In Magnolia sinica isolate HGM2019 chromosome 12, MsV1, whole genome shotgun sequence, a single genomic region encodes these proteins:
- the LOC131221511 gene encoding receptor-like protein 15 isoform X2: protein MDWALVMWLWALVFVQYHSHGCLGCLDKERTSLLEIKASINYPNGSSLPTWEDGTDCCSWERVKCNNGTSRVTEISLGWTREYELGEWYLNADLLLSFGELQSLDLFGNYLTGWVDDEGFKRWSKLSKLEHLDLSYNSFDESILPYLGALSSLKSLDLSGNNLEGCLPSKELANLSKLEVLDLGYNQLNGSLFLQDLCNLENLQELDLRRNELEGSLPPCLSNLSSLQLLDLSENRLSGQISSSLISSLTMIRFLSLSYNRFEGSLSFSSFANLSKLEVVELSVLNGTHVDGDVITYPNQLEVETESTPWVPKFQLEVLHLSNCNINKLTGTIPSFLSTQYDLISLDLSHNNMKGNFPSWLLENNKRLKMLDVGSNSLAGSFHLPPHSNNLTALFLDVSSNHISGQLPENIGLCLPNLRYLNMSINALHGSIPLSMGNMSELFSLDLSRNNFSGEIPEQLAMGCISLETLKLSNNRLQGPVLPTHSNLTQLQYLYLDGNGFTGRISAGLFKSTHLWILDVGKNNISGRLPAQIGNFSELKWLSMPGNYLEGPIPTEYCKLSLLSFLDLSQNGIFGPIPSCFDLSLKFLHLQGNELTGLLPTALSKISSLVTLDVSDNYFSRNIPNWIGTLQNLRFLLLGGNNLQGHIPMQLCQLKNVSILDISHNNLSGPIPPCFGNMTFGRARITDFSTFVFYPWSATAGLDIELPGYRIEVSVPFIRGRMTKSEEEVEFITKKRSETYKGDVLYLMSGVDLSWNQLTGEIPPEIGYLTATHALNLSHNQLSGPIPETFSNLKQIESLDLSHNRLSGEIPPQLTELYTLSTFTVAYNNLSGVLPDMMKGQFSTFGETSYEGNPLLCGPPLKSCFSTSPLPPSMPTMAGDKDDGNDIIFYACFSVSCTMSFLLFIALLYINCYWRGLYFYFVDACIDSCYYFALDSYYFALDNLRKVFTRPRA from the exons ATGGATTGGGCATTGGTTATGTGGTTGTGGGCTTTGGTTTTTGTTCAGTACCATAGTCATGGGTGTCTTGGGTGCTTGGACAAGGAGAGGACTTCTCTCTTGGAGATCAAAGCTTCCATCAATTATCCGAATGGGTCTTCTCTTCCTACATGGGAGGATGGGACTGACTGTTGTAGTTGGGAAAGAGTCAAGTGCAACAATGGGACAAGCCGAGTGACTGAAATTTCTCTCGGTTGGACAAGGGAATACGAGTTGGGAGAATGGTATCTAAATGCCGACTTACTTCTATCCTTTGGAGAACTGCAGAGCCTCGATTTGTTCGGGAATTACCTCACGGGTTGGGTTGATGATGAAG GTTTCAAAAGATGGTCGAAATTGAGCAAGCTAGAGCACCTTGACCTGAGCTATAACTCATTCGATGAAAGTATCCTACCATATTTGG GCGCACTCTCCTCCCTCAAGAGCCTTGATCTAAGTGGGAATAATTTGGAAGGATGCTTGCCCTCAAAAG AATTGGCCAACTTGAGCAAACTAGAGGTTTTGGATTTGGGATATAATCAACTCAATGGTTCCCTATTTCTGCAAG ATTTGTGCAATCTGGAGAATCTCCAAGAACTGGATCTTCGAAGAAATGAATTGGAAGGGAGCCTTCCTCCATGTCTCAGCAACTTGTCATCCCTCCAACTACTTGATCTCTCCGAGAATAGACTCAGTGGGCAAATCTCCTCATCTCTCATCTCTAGCCTCACAATGATCcggttcctttctctctcttacaaccgcTTTGAGGGGTCTCTATCATTTAGCTcatttgctaatctttccaagcTCGAGGTTGTGGAACTTTCGGTACTGAACGGTACACATGTTGATGGCGATGTTATAACTTATCCCAATCAGTTAGAGGTTGAAACTGAATCCACACCTTGGGTTCCAAAATTCCAGTTGGAAGTCCTCCACCTATCAAACTGCAACATCAACAAGCTCACTGGTACCATTCCCAGCTTCCTTTCCACCCAATATGACTTGATATCATTGGACCTTTCCCACAACAACATGAAGGGAAACTTCCCATCTTGGTTGTTAGAGAATAATAAAAGACTTAAAATGCTAGACGTTGGAAGCAACTCCTTAGCTGGCTCATTCCATCTGCCACCTCATTCTAACAACCTGACCGCATTATTTCTGGACGTCTCCAGCAACCACATCTCCGGACAACTTCCTGAAAATATCGGTCTCTGCCTTCCAAATTTAAGATACTTAAACATGTCTATAAATGCTCTTCATGGTAGCATTCCTCTGTCGATGGGTAACATGAGTGAATTGTTTTCTTTAGATTTGTCGAGAAACAATTTTTCAGGAGAAATACCAGAGCAGTTGGCCATGGGTTGCATCTCATTGGAAACTTTGAAGCTATCAAACAATAGATTACAAGGCCCAGTGTTACCAACTCATTCGAACTTGACTCAGTTACAGTATCTGTATTTGGATGGCAATGGATTCACCGGGAGGATCTCAGCTGGTCTATTCAAAAGCACGCATCTATGGATTTTGGATGTTGGTAAAAACAACATATCAGGTCGTCTTCCAGCACAGATTGGGAACTTTTCTGAGTTGAAGTGGCTTTCCATGCCCGGAAACTATTTGGAAGGTCCTATTCCAACTGAGTATTGCaaactctctcttctttcctttttggACCTTTCCCAAAATGGAATTTTTGGTCCCATACCTTCATGCTTCGATCTATCTCTGAAATTCTTACATTTGCAAGGAAATGAGCTTACAGGATTGCTGCCAACTGCTTTATCCAAAATTTCCTCCCTTGTTACATTGGATGTCAGCGACAACTACTTCTCTCGTAATATTCCAAATTGGATTGGTACACTTCAAAATTTAAGGTTTCTTCTCCTCGGAGGAAATAATTTGCAAGGTCACATTCCCATGCAGTTGTGTCAACTGAAGAACGTCAGCATATTAGATATTTCACACAATAATCTCTCTGGTCCAATACCACCTTGCTTTGGTAATATGACATTCGGGAGGGCAAGAATAACTGACTTCTCTACTTTTGTTTTCTATCCATGGTCTGCCACTGCCGGTCTAGACATTGAGCTGCCTGGATACCGTATTGAAGTTAGCGTGCCTTTTATACGTGGACGTATGACAAAATCTGAGGAAGAAGTGGAGTTCATAACAAAGAAGAGGTCTGAAACTTACAAGGGCGATGTTCTTTACTTGATGTCCGGTGTAGATCTGTCATGGAACCAGTTAACAGGTGAAATCCCACCTGAAATTGGATATCTAACCGCTACTCATGCATTGAACTTGTCCCACAATCAATTGAGTGGACCAATTCCAGAAACCTTCTCAAATCTAAAACAGATTGAGAGCTTGGACCTTTCTCACAATAGATTGAGTGGGGAGATTCCTCCTCAACTAACTGAGCTCTACACCTTATCTACATTCACAGTGGCATACAATAACTTATCCGGTGTCTTACCGGACATGATGAAGGGGCAGTTTAGCACCTTTGGAGAAACCAGCTACGAAGGCAATCCCCTACTCTGTGGACCACCACTGAAGAGTTGCTTCTCCACTTCTCCGCTACCACCTTCAATGCCAACAATGGCAGGTGACAAGGATGATGGAAATGACATAATCTTCTATGCATGCTTTTCGGTGTCATGTACTATGTCGTTCTTGCTTTTCATAGCACTTCTCTACATCAACTGCTATTGGAGAGGTCTATACTTCTATTttgttgatgcatgtattgattCGTGCTATTATTTTGCTTTAGATAGCTACTATTTTGCTTTAGACAACCTTCGGAAGGTTTTCACCCGGCCACGTGCATAA
- the LOC131221511 gene encoding receptor-like protein 15 isoform X1: MDWALVMWLWALVFVQYHSHGCLGCLDKERTSLLEIKASINYPNGSSLPTWEDGTDCCSWERVKCNNGTSRVTEISLGWTREYELGEWYLNADLLLSFGELQSLDLFGNYLTGWVDDEGFKRWSKLSKLEHLDLSYNSFDESILPYLGALSSLKSLSLSGNYFGLLDRGIEVEYSPPIISYTSFEMLSRLGNLEQLGLSLNQLNRSILPYLGALSSLKSLDLSGNNLEGCLPSKELANLSKLEVLDLGYNQLNGSLFLQDLCNLENLQELDLRRNELEGSLPPCLSNLSSLQLLDLSENRLSGQISSSLISSLTMIRFLSLSYNRFEGSLSFSSFANLSKLEVVELSVLNGTHVDGDVITYPNQLEVETESTPWVPKFQLEVLHLSNCNINKLTGTIPSFLSTQYDLISLDLSHNNMKGNFPSWLLENNKRLKMLDVGSNSLAGSFHLPPHSNNLTALFLDVSSNHISGQLPENIGLCLPNLRYLNMSINALHGSIPLSMGNMSELFSLDLSRNNFSGEIPEQLAMGCISLETLKLSNNRLQGPVLPTHSNLTQLQYLYLDGNGFTGRISAGLFKSTHLWILDVGKNNISGRLPAQIGNFSELKWLSMPGNYLEGPIPTEYCKLSLLSFLDLSQNGIFGPIPSCFDLSLKFLHLQGNELTGLLPTALSKISSLVTLDVSDNYFSRNIPNWIGTLQNLRFLLLGGNNLQGHIPMQLCQLKNVSILDISHNNLSGPIPPCFGNMTFGRARITDFSTFVFYPWSATAGLDIELPGYRIEVSVPFIRGRMTKSEEEVEFITKKRSETYKGDVLYLMSGVDLSWNQLTGEIPPEIGYLTATHALNLSHNQLSGPIPETFSNLKQIESLDLSHNRLSGEIPPQLTELYTLSTFTVAYNNLSGVLPDMMKGQFSTFGETSYEGNPLLCGPPLKSCFSTSPLPPSMPTMAGDKDDGNDIIFYACFSVSCTMSFLLFIALLYINCYWRGLYFYFVDACIDSCYYFALDSYYFALDNLRKVFTRPRA, translated from the exons ATGGATTGGGCATTGGTTATGTGGTTGTGGGCTTTGGTTTTTGTTCAGTACCATAGTCATGGGTGTCTTGGGTGCTTGGACAAGGAGAGGACTTCTCTCTTGGAGATCAAAGCTTCCATCAATTATCCGAATGGGTCTTCTCTTCCTACATGGGAGGATGGGACTGACTGTTGTAGTTGGGAAAGAGTCAAGTGCAACAATGGGACAAGCCGAGTGACTGAAATTTCTCTCGGTTGGACAAGGGAATACGAGTTGGGAGAATGGTATCTAAATGCCGACTTACTTCTATCCTTTGGAGAACTGCAGAGCCTCGATTTGTTCGGGAATTACCTCACGGGTTGGGTTGATGATGAAG GTTTCAAAAGATGGTCGAAATTGAGCAAGCTAGAGCACCTTGACCTGAGCTATAACTCATTCGATGAAAGTATCCTACCATATTTGGGTGCACTCTCGTCGCTTAAGAGTCTGTCTCTGAGCGGGAATTACTTTGGACTTCTAGACAGAGGTATTGAAGTGGAGTATTCACCTCCTATAATTTCATATACAAGTTTTGAAATGTTGTCCAGATTGGGCAACCTAGAGCAGCTAGGCCTAAGTTTGAATCAGTTAAATAGAAGCATTCTACCATATTTAGGCGCACTCTCCTCCCTCAAGAGCCTTGATCTAAGTGGGAATAATTTGGAAGGATGCTTGCCCTCAAAAG AATTGGCCAACTTGAGCAAACTAGAGGTTTTGGATTTGGGATATAATCAACTCAATGGTTCCCTATTTCTGCAAG ATTTGTGCAATCTGGAGAATCTCCAAGAACTGGATCTTCGAAGAAATGAATTGGAAGGGAGCCTTCCTCCATGTCTCAGCAACTTGTCATCCCTCCAACTACTTGATCTCTCCGAGAATAGACTCAGTGGGCAAATCTCCTCATCTCTCATCTCTAGCCTCACAATGATCcggttcctttctctctcttacaaccgcTTTGAGGGGTCTCTATCATTTAGCTcatttgctaatctttccaagcTCGAGGTTGTGGAACTTTCGGTACTGAACGGTACACATGTTGATGGCGATGTTATAACTTATCCCAATCAGTTAGAGGTTGAAACTGAATCCACACCTTGGGTTCCAAAATTCCAGTTGGAAGTCCTCCACCTATCAAACTGCAACATCAACAAGCTCACTGGTACCATTCCCAGCTTCCTTTCCACCCAATATGACTTGATATCATTGGACCTTTCCCACAACAACATGAAGGGAAACTTCCCATCTTGGTTGTTAGAGAATAATAAAAGACTTAAAATGCTAGACGTTGGAAGCAACTCCTTAGCTGGCTCATTCCATCTGCCACCTCATTCTAACAACCTGACCGCATTATTTCTGGACGTCTCCAGCAACCACATCTCCGGACAACTTCCTGAAAATATCGGTCTCTGCCTTCCAAATTTAAGATACTTAAACATGTCTATAAATGCTCTTCATGGTAGCATTCCTCTGTCGATGGGTAACATGAGTGAATTGTTTTCTTTAGATTTGTCGAGAAACAATTTTTCAGGAGAAATACCAGAGCAGTTGGCCATGGGTTGCATCTCATTGGAAACTTTGAAGCTATCAAACAATAGATTACAAGGCCCAGTGTTACCAACTCATTCGAACTTGACTCAGTTACAGTATCTGTATTTGGATGGCAATGGATTCACCGGGAGGATCTCAGCTGGTCTATTCAAAAGCACGCATCTATGGATTTTGGATGTTGGTAAAAACAACATATCAGGTCGTCTTCCAGCACAGATTGGGAACTTTTCTGAGTTGAAGTGGCTTTCCATGCCCGGAAACTATTTGGAAGGTCCTATTCCAACTGAGTATTGCaaactctctcttctttcctttttggACCTTTCCCAAAATGGAATTTTTGGTCCCATACCTTCATGCTTCGATCTATCTCTGAAATTCTTACATTTGCAAGGAAATGAGCTTACAGGATTGCTGCCAACTGCTTTATCCAAAATTTCCTCCCTTGTTACATTGGATGTCAGCGACAACTACTTCTCTCGTAATATTCCAAATTGGATTGGTACACTTCAAAATTTAAGGTTTCTTCTCCTCGGAGGAAATAATTTGCAAGGTCACATTCCCATGCAGTTGTGTCAACTGAAGAACGTCAGCATATTAGATATTTCACACAATAATCTCTCTGGTCCAATACCACCTTGCTTTGGTAATATGACATTCGGGAGGGCAAGAATAACTGACTTCTCTACTTTTGTTTTCTATCCATGGTCTGCCACTGCCGGTCTAGACATTGAGCTGCCTGGATACCGTATTGAAGTTAGCGTGCCTTTTATACGTGGACGTATGACAAAATCTGAGGAAGAAGTGGAGTTCATAACAAAGAAGAGGTCTGAAACTTACAAGGGCGATGTTCTTTACTTGATGTCCGGTGTAGATCTGTCATGGAACCAGTTAACAGGTGAAATCCCACCTGAAATTGGATATCTAACCGCTACTCATGCATTGAACTTGTCCCACAATCAATTGAGTGGACCAATTCCAGAAACCTTCTCAAATCTAAAACAGATTGAGAGCTTGGACCTTTCTCACAATAGATTGAGTGGGGAGATTCCTCCTCAACTAACTGAGCTCTACACCTTATCTACATTCACAGTGGCATACAATAACTTATCCGGTGTCTTACCGGACATGATGAAGGGGCAGTTTAGCACCTTTGGAGAAACCAGCTACGAAGGCAATCCCCTACTCTGTGGACCACCACTGAAGAGTTGCTTCTCCACTTCTCCGCTACCACCTTCAATGCCAACAATGGCAGGTGACAAGGATGATGGAAATGACATAATCTTCTATGCATGCTTTTCGGTGTCATGTACTATGTCGTTCTTGCTTTTCATAGCACTTCTCTACATCAACTGCTATTGGAGAGGTCTATACTTCTATTttgttgatgcatgtattgattCGTGCTATTATTTTGCTTTAGATAGCTACTATTTTGCTTTAGACAACCTTCGGAAGGTTTTCACCCGGCCACGTGCATAA
- the LOC131221511 gene encoding receptor-like protein 15 isoform X3 translates to MLSRLGNLEQLGLSLNQLNRSILPYLGALSSLKSLDLSGNNLEGCLPSKELANLSKLEVLDLGYNQLNGSLFLQDLCNLENLQELDLRRNELEGSLPPCLSNLSSLQLLDLSENRLSGQISSSLISSLTMIRFLSLSYNRFEGSLSFSSFANLSKLEVVELSVLNGTHVDGDVITYPNQLEVETESTPWVPKFQLEVLHLSNCNINKLTGTIPSFLSTQYDLISLDLSHNNMKGNFPSWLLENNKRLKMLDVGSNSLAGSFHLPPHSNNLTALFLDVSSNHISGQLPENIGLCLPNLRYLNMSINALHGSIPLSMGNMSELFSLDLSRNNFSGEIPEQLAMGCISLETLKLSNNRLQGPVLPTHSNLTQLQYLYLDGNGFTGRISAGLFKSTHLWILDVGKNNISGRLPAQIGNFSELKWLSMPGNYLEGPIPTEYCKLSLLSFLDLSQNGIFGPIPSCFDLSLKFLHLQGNELTGLLPTALSKISSLVTLDVSDNYFSRNIPNWIGTLQNLRFLLLGGNNLQGHIPMQLCQLKNVSILDISHNNLSGPIPPCFGNMTFGRARITDFSTFVFYPWSATAGLDIELPGYRIEVSVPFIRGRMTKSEEEVEFITKKRSETYKGDVLYLMSGVDLSWNQLTGEIPPEIGYLTATHALNLSHNQLSGPIPETFSNLKQIESLDLSHNRLSGEIPPQLTELYTLSTFTVAYNNLSGVLPDMMKGQFSTFGETSYEGNPLLCGPPLKSCFSTSPLPPSMPTMAGDKDDGNDIIFYACFSVSCTMSFLLFIALLYINCYWRGLYFYFVDACIDSCYYFALDSYYFALDNLRKVFTRPRA, encoded by the exons ATGTTGTCCAGATTGGGCAACCTAGAGCAGCTAGGCCTAAGTTTGAATCAGTTAAATAGAAGCATTCTACCATATTTAGGCGCACTCTCCTCCCTCAAGAGCCTTGATCTAAGTGGGAATAATTTGGAAGGATGCTTGCCCTCAAAAG AATTGGCCAACTTGAGCAAACTAGAGGTTTTGGATTTGGGATATAATCAACTCAATGGTTCCCTATTTCTGCAAG ATTTGTGCAATCTGGAGAATCTCCAAGAACTGGATCTTCGAAGAAATGAATTGGAAGGGAGCCTTCCTCCATGTCTCAGCAACTTGTCATCCCTCCAACTACTTGATCTCTCCGAGAATAGACTCAGTGGGCAAATCTCCTCATCTCTCATCTCTAGCCTCACAATGATCcggttcctttctctctcttacaaccgcTTTGAGGGGTCTCTATCATTTAGCTcatttgctaatctttccaagcTCGAGGTTGTGGAACTTTCGGTACTGAACGGTACACATGTTGATGGCGATGTTATAACTTATCCCAATCAGTTAGAGGTTGAAACTGAATCCACACCTTGGGTTCCAAAATTCCAGTTGGAAGTCCTCCACCTATCAAACTGCAACATCAACAAGCTCACTGGTACCATTCCCAGCTTCCTTTCCACCCAATATGACTTGATATCATTGGACCTTTCCCACAACAACATGAAGGGAAACTTCCCATCTTGGTTGTTAGAGAATAATAAAAGACTTAAAATGCTAGACGTTGGAAGCAACTCCTTAGCTGGCTCATTCCATCTGCCACCTCATTCTAACAACCTGACCGCATTATTTCTGGACGTCTCCAGCAACCACATCTCCGGACAACTTCCTGAAAATATCGGTCTCTGCCTTCCAAATTTAAGATACTTAAACATGTCTATAAATGCTCTTCATGGTAGCATTCCTCTGTCGATGGGTAACATGAGTGAATTGTTTTCTTTAGATTTGTCGAGAAACAATTTTTCAGGAGAAATACCAGAGCAGTTGGCCATGGGTTGCATCTCATTGGAAACTTTGAAGCTATCAAACAATAGATTACAAGGCCCAGTGTTACCAACTCATTCGAACTTGACTCAGTTACAGTATCTGTATTTGGATGGCAATGGATTCACCGGGAGGATCTCAGCTGGTCTATTCAAAAGCACGCATCTATGGATTTTGGATGTTGGTAAAAACAACATATCAGGTCGTCTTCCAGCACAGATTGGGAACTTTTCTGAGTTGAAGTGGCTTTCCATGCCCGGAAACTATTTGGAAGGTCCTATTCCAACTGAGTATTGCaaactctctcttctttcctttttggACCTTTCCCAAAATGGAATTTTTGGTCCCATACCTTCATGCTTCGATCTATCTCTGAAATTCTTACATTTGCAAGGAAATGAGCTTACAGGATTGCTGCCAACTGCTTTATCCAAAATTTCCTCCCTTGTTACATTGGATGTCAGCGACAACTACTTCTCTCGTAATATTCCAAATTGGATTGGTACACTTCAAAATTTAAGGTTTCTTCTCCTCGGAGGAAATAATTTGCAAGGTCACATTCCCATGCAGTTGTGTCAACTGAAGAACGTCAGCATATTAGATATTTCACACAATAATCTCTCTGGTCCAATACCACCTTGCTTTGGTAATATGACATTCGGGAGGGCAAGAATAACTGACTTCTCTACTTTTGTTTTCTATCCATGGTCTGCCACTGCCGGTCTAGACATTGAGCTGCCTGGATACCGTATTGAAGTTAGCGTGCCTTTTATACGTGGACGTATGACAAAATCTGAGGAAGAAGTGGAGTTCATAACAAAGAAGAGGTCTGAAACTTACAAGGGCGATGTTCTTTACTTGATGTCCGGTGTAGATCTGTCATGGAACCAGTTAACAGGTGAAATCCCACCTGAAATTGGATATCTAACCGCTACTCATGCATTGAACTTGTCCCACAATCAATTGAGTGGACCAATTCCAGAAACCTTCTCAAATCTAAAACAGATTGAGAGCTTGGACCTTTCTCACAATAGATTGAGTGGGGAGATTCCTCCTCAACTAACTGAGCTCTACACCTTATCTACATTCACAGTGGCATACAATAACTTATCCGGTGTCTTACCGGACATGATGAAGGGGCAGTTTAGCACCTTTGGAGAAACCAGCTACGAAGGCAATCCCCTACTCTGTGGACCACCACTGAAGAGTTGCTTCTCCACTTCTCCGCTACCACCTTCAATGCCAACAATGGCAGGTGACAAGGATGATGGAAATGACATAATCTTCTATGCATGCTTTTCGGTGTCATGTACTATGTCGTTCTTGCTTTTCATAGCACTTCTCTACATCAACTGCTATTGGAGAGGTCTATACTTCTATTttgttgatgcatgtattgattCGTGCTATTATTTTGCTTTAGATAGCTACTATTTTGCTTTAGACAACCTTCGGAAGGTTTTCACCCGGCCACGTGCATAA
- the LOC131220150 gene encoding receptor-like protein 15, whose translation MAVIKTVSFDRENRECSILFEKRSCFNIPIRIRFSPFLSPEDRRNRFLEQTEAKSFAFLGIAEKSNGELSLLDGGIVWKDSREENAFYNLENLQELDVQGNELEGSLPPCLSNLSSLQLLDLSYNRLSGQISSSLISSLTMIRFLSLSSNRFEGSLSFSSFANLSKLEVVELSVLKANYPYPEREVITYPNQLEIETESTPWTPKFQLKALLLSNCNINKLTGTIPSFLSTQYDLIALELSHNNIKGKFPSWLLEKNERLQMLDLGSNSLAGPFHLPPHSNNLNAYYLDISSNHIYGQLPENIGFCLPNLLYLNMSANALHGTFPLSMGNMRELFTLDLSRNNFSEEIPEQLAMGCIRLEILKLSNNRLQGPVFPTCLNLTWLQYLYLDGNQFTGRISAGIFKSPHIQLLDVGKNNISGCLPAQIGNFSELMWLSMPKNYLEGPIPAEYCILSSLSLLDLSQNRIFGSIPSCFNLSLKFLHLEGNELTGLMPNALS comes from the exons ATGGCTGTGATCAAAACCGTTTCATTTGATAGGGAGAATAGGGAATGCTCCATATT ATTTGAGAAGCGCTCCTGTTTCAATATCCCTATAAGAATCCgtttttctccatttctctctccagAAGATCGACGGAACCGATTTCTTGAGCAAACAGAAGCAAAGTCATTCGCGTTTTTGGGAATTGCGGAAAAGTCAAACGGAGAACTGAGTCTTTTGGATGGAGGAATCGTTTGGAAGGATTCAAGAGAAGAAAACG CTTTTTACAATCTTGAGAATCTCCAAGAACTGGATGTTCAAGGAAATGAATTGGAAGGGAGCCTTCCTCCATGTCTCAGCAACTTGTCATCCCTCCAACTACTTGATCTCTCCTATAATAGACTCAGTGGGCAAATCTCCTCATCTCTCATCTCTAGCCTCACGATGATCCGgttcctttctctctcctccaACCGCTTTGAGGGGTCTCTCTCATTTAGCTcatttgctaatctttccaagcTCGAGGTTGTGGAACTTTCAGTACTGAAGGCTAACTATCCCTATCCTGAGCGCGAGGTTATAACTTACCCCAATCAGTTAGAGATTGAAACTGAATCCACACCTTGGACTCCTAAATTCCAGTTGAAAGCCCTCCTCTTATCAAACTGCAACATCAACAAGCTCACTGGTACCATTCCCAGCTTCCTTTCCACCCAATATGACTTGATAGCATTGGAACTTTCCCACAACAACATCAAGGGAAAGTTTCCATCTTGGTTGTTAGAGAAGAATGAAAGACTACAAATGCTTGACCTAGGAAGCAACTCCTTAGCTGGCCCATTCCATCTGCCACCTCATTCTAACAACCTCAATGCATATTATCTGGACATCTCCAGCAACCACATCTACGGACAACTTCCTGAAAACATCGGTTTCTGCCTTCCAAATTTATTATACTTAAACATGTCTGCAAACGCTCTTCATGGTACCTTTCCTCTGTCAATGGGTAACATGAGAGAATTGTTTACTTTAGATTTGTCGAGAAACAATTTCTCAGAAGAAATACCAGAGCAGTTGGCCATGGGTTGCATCAGATTAGAAATTTTGAAGCTATCAAACAATAGATTACAAGGCCCAGTGTTTCCGACTTGTTTGAACTTGACTTGGTTACAGTATCTGTATTTGGATGGCAATCAATTCACCGGGAGGATCTCAGCTGGTATATTCAAAAGCCCTCATATACAGTTATTGGATGTTGGTAAAAACAACATATCAGGTTGTCTTCCTGCACAGATTGGTAACTTTTCTGAGTTAATGTGGCTTTCCATGCCAAAAAATTATTTAGAAGGTCCTATTCCAGCCGAGTATTGCATCCTATCTAGTCTTTCGCTTTTGGACCTTTCCCAAAATAGAATTTTTGGTTCCATACCTTCATGCTTCAATCTATCTCTGAAATtcttacatttggaaggaaatgAGCTTACAGGATTGATGCCAAATGCTTTATCCTAA